The following coding sequences are from one Candidatus Methylomirabilota bacterium window:
- a CDS encoding nitroreductase family deazaflavin-dependent oxidoreductase, translated as MPMAEYIPSPREWVRDQVELYERSGGTEGTTLRDTGLPVIIVTHTGNKTGAIRKTPLMRVKDGANYILVGSLGGAPTNPVWVYNLRANPAIEIRDHTAVQPMRVREVEDGAERARLWKLAVSAYPPYADYQTRTTRRIPIFVAEPRSQPKREA; from the coding sequence ATTCCGATGGCGGAGTACATTCCCAGCCCCAGGGAGTGGGTGCGCGACCAGGTCGAGCTCTACGAGCGCAGTGGTGGAACCGAAGGCACCACGCTCCGCGACACCGGGCTGCCGGTGATCATCGTGACCCACACCGGCAACAAGACCGGCGCGATTCGCAAGACCCCATTGATGCGCGTCAAGGACGGCGCCAACTACATCCTCGTCGGTTCGCTTGGAGGAGCGCCGACAAACCCGGTCTGGGTGTACAACCTGCGCGCCAATCCGGCCATCGAGATCCGCGATCACACCGCGGTGCAGCCGATGCGGGTCCGCGAGGTTGAGGACGGGGCCGAGCGGGCGAGACTCTGGAAGCTCGCGGTCTCGGCGTATCCTCCGTACGCGGACTACCAGACGCGGACTACACGGCGGATCCCGATCTTCGTCGCGGAGCCTCGAAGCCAGCCGAAGCGGGAGGCGTAG
- a CDS encoding glutamate synthase subunit beta, with protein sequence MGKVTGFLEIQRKKWPTRPVAERLRDWREIYLPYPVDDLKKQAARCMDCGIPFCHQGCPLGNIIPDWNDLVYRDRWRDAIERLHATNNFPEWTGRLCPAPCEGSCVLGINDDAVTIKAVEERIIARAFDEGWVVPEPPAVRTGKKVAVVGSGPAGLACAQQLCRAGHSVIVLERADRIGGLLRYGIPEFKMEKRVLDRRLQIMEKEGIAYRTNAHVGGNVAVADLRSEFDALVLAGGACQPRDLPVPGRGLQGIHFAMEYLTLQNKRCEGDVVPDEQFITAKGRRVVIIGGGDTGADCLGTVHRQGAASVHQFELLPRPPDARASDNPWPQWPNIFRVSGAHEEGGERVYAVSTQRFNGDTAGRVRQLEAMRVDMVREGSRLDFKPVPGSEFTIDCELVLLAMGFLGAEKPGMLADLGVTITERGNVWRDASWMTSVPGVFTCGDMQRGQSLIVWAIAEGRSAARGVDLYLMGKSDLPAPLP encoded by the coding sequence CGCCCGGTGGCGGAGCGGCTCCGCGACTGGAGGGAGATCTACCTCCCCTACCCCGTCGACGATCTAAAAAAGCAGGCCGCGCGCTGCATGGACTGCGGCATCCCCTTCTGCCACCAGGGCTGCCCGCTCGGCAACATCATCCCGGACTGGAACGATCTCGTGTACCGCGACCGCTGGCGGGACGCGATCGAGCGCCTGCACGCGACGAACAACTTCCCCGAGTGGACGGGCCGCCTCTGCCCGGCGCCGTGCGAGGGCTCGTGCGTCCTCGGGATCAACGACGACGCGGTCACGATCAAGGCCGTCGAGGAGCGGATCATCGCGCGCGCCTTCGACGAGGGCTGGGTCGTCCCCGAGCCGCCCGCCGTCCGCACCGGCAAGAAGGTCGCGGTCGTCGGCTCCGGCCCCGCCGGCCTCGCGTGCGCCCAGCAGCTCTGCCGCGCCGGCCACTCGGTCATCGTGCTCGAGCGCGCCGACCGCATCGGCGGGCTCCTCCGCTACGGCATCCCCGAGTTCAAGATGGAGAAGCGCGTCCTCGACCGGCGCCTCCAGATCATGGAGAAGGAGGGCATCGCCTACCGCACGAACGCCCACGTGGGTGGGAACGTTGCGGTCGCGGACCTGCGCAGCGAGTTCGACGCGCTCGTGCTCGCCGGCGGCGCCTGCCAGCCGCGCGATCTGCCCGTGCCCGGGCGCGGGCTCCAGGGTATCCACTTCGCGATGGAGTACCTGACGCTCCAGAACAAGCGCTGCGAAGGCGACGTGGTGCCGGACGAGCAGTTCATCACGGCCAAGGGGAGGCGCGTGGTGATCATCGGCGGCGGCGATACCGGCGCCGACTGCCTCGGCACCGTCCACCGCCAGGGCGCGGCGTCGGTCCACCAGTTCGAGCTGCTCCCGCGGCCGCCCGACGCACGCGCGTCCGACAACCCGTGGCCTCAGTGGCCGAACATCTTTCGCGTGTCGGGCGCCCACGAGGAGGGCGGCGAGAGAGTCTACGCCGTCTCCACCCAGCGCTTCAACGGCGACACCGCAGGGCGCGTCCGTCAACTCGAGGCGATGCGGGTGGACATGGTCCGCGAGGGCAGCCGGCTCGATTTCAAGCCCGTACCGGGGAGCGAGTTCACGATCGACTGCGAGCTGGTCCTCCTCGCGATGGGCTTTCTCGGCGCCGAGAAGCCCGGGATGCTCGCCGACCTCGGCGTCACGATCACGGAGCGCGGCAACGTCTGGCGCGATGCGAGCTGGATGACGAGCGTGCCCGGCGTCTTCACCTGCGGCGACATGCAGCGCGGCCAGTCGCTGATCGTCTGGGCGATCGCCGAGGGCCGCTCTGCCGCGCGGGGCGTGGACCTCTATCTGATGGGCAAGTCCGACCTCCCCGCGCCCCTTCCCTGA